One genomic segment of Burkholderiaceae bacterium includes these proteins:
- a CDS encoding LysR family transcriptional regulator has product MTQVKAHQPRARALLGQLSDMDLRLLQVFKAVVECGGMAAAELELNIGISAVSRHVKDLETRLGLVLCRRGRAGFALTAEGQRVYDETLRLLAAVDGFRASVHDIHARMGGKLAIALFDKTASNPAARIHQAIAAFRDQAPDVALELHVGTIQAIERGVLDGSFAVGVIPAHRSSGSLRYERLFGETMRLYAGAGHPLFNQEHAALNWKALQARSDFAGLGYHSPNLELAHARHLQRGATAFDQEAIATLILSGRFVGFLPEHYADAFVQRGQLRAVAPATLHYACDFVSVLRRSPQPARAALAFHRALRAAHAPAHPPPSGQS; this is encoded by the coding sequence ATGACGCAAGTAAAAGCCCACCAGCCCCGTGCCCGCGCCCTGCTGGGGCAGCTCAGCGACATGGACCTGCGCCTGCTGCAGGTGTTCAAGGCGGTGGTCGAGTGCGGCGGCATGGCGGCGGCCGAGCTGGAGCTGAACATCGGCATCAGCGCCGTCAGCCGCCACGTGAAGGACCTGGAAACGCGCCTGGGCCTGGTGCTGTGCCGGCGCGGGCGCGCCGGCTTCGCGCTGACGGCCGAGGGCCAGCGCGTGTACGACGAGACACTGCGCCTGCTGGCCGCGGTGGATGGCTTTCGCGCCAGCGTTCACGACATCCACGCGCGCATGGGCGGCAAGCTGGCCATCGCGCTGTTCGACAAGACCGCCAGCAACCCCGCCGCGCGCATCCACCAGGCCATCGCCGCGTTTCGCGACCAGGCGCCCGACGTGGCACTGGAGCTGCACGTGGGCACCATCCAGGCGATCGAGCGCGGCGTGCTGGACGGCAGCTTCGCGGTGGGGGTGATCCCGGCCCACCGCAGCTCGGGCAGCCTGCGCTACGAGCGGCTGTTCGGCGAGACCATGCGCCTGTACGCCGGCGCCGGGCATCCACTATTTAATCAGGAGCATGCCGCGCTGAACTGGAAAGCGCTGCAGGCCCGTTCGGACTTCGCCGGCCTGGGCTACCACTCGCCCAACCTGGAGCTGGCGCACGCCCGCCACCTGCAGCGCGGCGCCACCGCGTTCGACCAGGAGGCGATCGCCACGCTGATCCTGTCGGGGCGCTTCGTCGGCTTCCTGCCCGAGCACTACGCCGACGCCTTCGTGCAGCGCGGCCAGCTGCGCGCGGTGGCGCCCGCCACCCTGCACTACGCCTGCGACTTCGTCAGCGTGCTGCGCCGCTCGCCCCAGCCGGCACGCGCGGCGCTGGCCTTTCATCGGGCGCTGCGGGCGGCGCATGCGCCGGCGCATCCGCCACCGTCAGGCCAAAGCTGA
- a CDS encoding TIGR02099 family protein, which produces MRWAVRIVGALLLLSVLAWSALHWFIVPRIDAFRPRLQALATQALGTPVTLGELTVEANGLVPQVAVHDLRVPGAGGQGGLQVPRALVVFSVASLLRGGVEQLVIDDADVALARDAQGRWWLGGLDLSAPSAGDMRAADWLFAQEELVLRNARLTWADAQQGAPPVAFERIDAVLRNGLRRHQWRVDATPPPGWGERFTLIGQFRQALLERHAGRWQSWDGRLYASLPGVQAAAAAPLAPWLQAQGVGGLRGAAALRLWLDVRRGSPVDARADVALQGASITLAPQLAPLALAELSTRLAWRRQADGFQASTQALRFTLPDGTAWPGGNLSFGHRAAGGTLQADRLDLATLARLAASLPLPPEWGERLRQQPVAGRIERVDARWDGPLPSPSDWRLQAQATGLRVEALARPPDARGHARPGIPGVEGAALQLDAGPAGGHASVSMAGGALSFPGVFEEPRIPLDELKMQAQWRLQGDRIDVQVDELTLANPDAAGRFSARWHSGENADGSGARWPGVLDLQGRFSRANGARVYRYLPLGIPAPARHYVRDAVRKGEGRDVTVRVQGRLHELPYNLPGEVGTFRIAAPVSGVLLGYVPARLQPKGQAPWPALEGLGGELVFERAGMQVHAGAAHVQGHADWRWAGIEASVPDFKQPRVQVQATGSGPLAAALAIVRGSPVADFTHHALDGASASGDATLELKLDLPVQTIEQAKVQGRVRLAGNTLRLAAAAPPLEQASGAVSFSEAGFAIEGAQARALGGPVQVSGGTVAEASRVLIKASGQASAEGLRQAGDGGPAWSAVAALARQASGSADYQLELGFQGEAMQLDVHSALRGLALDWPAPLDKPPDAAWPLRVELGPAAGAAGGAAELLRVQLAERLALQLQYGADVPLRGAVALGQAAAQPLALPTAGVHASVRWPEIDADAWQRAVERLAAAPAPGQASPAWNGEGLPEHWSFDVGVLRVDERKLHDLHASATRSGTHWQTQVQARELAGRLEYTEGARGQPGAVRARLSRLNLAASDAADANALEQPPSRIPALDIVVDDFELHGRKLGRLEVQAVNLDVDKARAAPGAEALHEWQLTRLALTVPEASLSASGRWAAQPGAPALPPGTRSVRSAEDQRRTALDFKLEVRNAGALLARFGMAGVLRGGQGQVAGELGWVGSPYSPHYASMDGQLHLDIGAGQFLKAEPGLAKLLGVLSLQALPRRLTLDFRDVFSSGFAFDFVRGDAKVTHGVARTSNLQMKGVNAAVLMDGQVNLDAETQKLRVLVVPEIDAGTAALATALINPAIGLGAFVAQLVLKQPLAQAATREFEITGSWDNPEVVPVKPSADAAAAAASAAAAASAPKEK; this is translated from the coding sequence GTGCGTTGGGCCGTACGCATCGTGGGCGCGCTGCTGCTGCTCAGCGTGCTGGCCTGGTCGGCACTGCATTGGTTCATTGTGCCGCGAATCGACGCGTTTCGTCCGCGCCTGCAGGCGCTGGCCACGCAGGCGCTGGGCACGCCCGTTACCCTGGGCGAACTCACGGTCGAGGCCAACGGCCTGGTGCCCCAGGTGGCGGTGCACGATCTGCGCGTGCCCGGCGCGGGCGGCCAGGGCGGCCTGCAGGTGCCGCGCGCGCTGGTGGTGTTCTCGGTTGCCTCGCTGTTGCGCGGCGGCGTCGAGCAGCTGGTGATCGACGACGCCGACGTGGCGCTGGCGCGCGACGCGCAGGGCCGGTGGTGGCTGGGCGGGCTGGACCTGAGCGCCCCATCGGCAGGCGACATGCGCGCCGCCGACTGGCTGTTCGCGCAGGAGGAGCTGGTGCTGCGCAACGCGCGCCTGACCTGGGCCGACGCCCAGCAGGGCGCGCCGCCGGTGGCCTTCGAGCGCATCGACGCGGTGCTGCGCAACGGCCTGCGCCGCCACCAGTGGCGCGTGGACGCCACGCCGCCGCCCGGCTGGGGCGAGCGCTTCACGCTGATCGGCCAGTTTCGCCAGGCCTTGCTGGAGCGCCACGCCGGGCGCTGGCAAAGCTGGGACGGCCGCTTGTACGCCAGCCTGCCGGGCGTGCAGGCGGCCGCCGCGGCGCCGCTGGCGCCCTGGCTGCAGGCGCAGGGCGTGGGCGGGCTGCGCGGCGCCGCCGCACTGCGCCTGTGGCTGGACGTGCGCCGGGGCTCGCCGGTGGACGCGCGCGCCGACGTGGCCCTGCAGGGCGCGTCCATCACCCTGGCGCCGCAACTGGCGCCGCTGGCCCTGGCCGAGCTGAGCACGCGCCTGGCCTGGCGCCGCCAGGCGGACGGCTTTCAGGCGTCGACGCAGGCGCTGCGCTTCACGCTGCCCGACGGCACGGCCTGGCCGGGCGGCAACCTGAGCTTCGGCCATCGCGCGGCCGGCGGCACGCTGCAGGCCGACCGGCTCGACCTGGCCACCCTGGCGCGGCTGGCCGCCAGCCTGCCGCTGCCGCCCGAGTGGGGCGAGCGCCTGCGGCAGCAGCCGGTGGCCGGACGGATCGAGCGGGTGGACGCGCGCTGGGACGGCCCGCTGCCATCGCCCAGCGACTGGCGGCTGCAGGCCCAGGCCACGGGCCTGCGGGTGGAGGCGCTGGCGCGCCCGCCGGACGCCAGGGGCCATGCCCGCCCCGGCATCCCCGGCGTGGAGGGCGCGGCGCTGCAGCTGGACGCCGGGCCCGCCGGCGGGCACGCCAGCGTGAGCATGGCCGGCGGCGCGCTCAGCTTTCCGGGCGTGTTCGAGGAGCCGCGCATCCCGCTGGACGAGCTGAAGATGCAGGCCCAGTGGCGCCTGCAGGGCGATCGCATCGACGTGCAGGTCGATGAACTGACCCTGGCCAACCCTGATGCCGCCGGGCGCTTTTCGGCGCGCTGGCACAGCGGCGAGAACGCCGACGGCAGCGGCGCGCGCTGGCCGGGCGTGCTCGACCTGCAGGGGCGCTTCAGCCGGGCCAACGGCGCGCGCGTGTACCGCTACCTGCCGCTCGGCATTCCGGCCCCCGCGCGCCACTACGTGCGCGACGCCGTGCGCAAGGGTGAAGGCCGCGACGTGACGGTGCGCGTGCAGGGCAGGCTGCACGAGCTGCCCTACAACCTGCCGGGCGAGGTGGGCACGTTCCGCATCGCCGCGCCGGTGAGCGGCGTGCTGCTGGGCTACGTGCCTGCCCGGCTGCAGCCCAAGGGCCAGGCGCCCTGGCCGGCGCTGGAGGGCCTGGGCGGCGAGCTGGTGTTCGAGCGCGCCGGCATGCAGGTGCACGCGGGCGCCGCCCACGTGCAGGGCCACGCCGACTGGCGCTGGGCCGGCATCGAGGCCAGCGTGCCCGACTTCAAGCAGCCCCGGGTGCAGGTGCAGGCCACGGGCAGCGGGCCGCTGGCGGCGGCGCTGGCCATCGTACGCGGCTCGCCGGTGGCCGACTTCACGCATCACGCGCTGGATGGCGCCAGCGCCAGCGGGGACGCCACGCTCGAGCTCAAGCTGGACCTGCCGGTGCAAACGATCGAGCAGGCCAAGGTGCAGGGGCGCGTGCGGCTGGCCGGCAACACGCTGCGCCTGGCCGCCGCGGCGCCGCCGCTGGAGCAGGCCAGCGGCGCGGTGAGCTTTTCCGAAGCGGGCTTTGCCATCGAAGGCGCCCAGGCCCGCGCGCTGGGCGGGCCGGTGCAGGTCAGCGGCGGCACGGTGGCGGAGGCGTCCCGGGTGCTGATCAAGGCCAGCGGCCAGGCCAGCGCCGAGGGCCTGCGCCAGGCGGGCGACGGGGGGCCGGCCTGGAGCGCCGTGGCCGCGCTGGCGCGCCAGGCCAGCGGCAGCGCCGACTATCAGCTGGAGCTCGGCTTTCAGGGCGAGGCCATGCAGCTGGACGTGCACAGCGCGCTGCGCGGCCTGGCGCTGGACTGGCCCGCGCCGCTGGACAAGCCGCCGGATGCCGCCTGGCCGCTGCGCGTGGAGCTGGGGCCGGCAGCCGGCGCCGCCGGCGGCGCGGCCGAGCTCCTGCGGGTGCAGCTGGCCGAGCGCCTGGCGCTGCAGCTGCAGTACGGCGCCGACGTGCCCTTGCGCGGCGCGGTGGCGCTGGGGCAGGCCGCGGCCCAGCCCCTGGCGCTGCCCACGGCCGGCGTGCACGCCAGCGTGCGCTGGCCCGAGATCGACGCCGACGCCTGGCAGCGCGCCGTCGAGCGCTTGGCCGCCGCGCCCGCCCCTGGCCAGGCGTCGCCGGCCTGGAACGGCGAGGGCCTGCCCGAGCACTGGAGCTTCGACGTCGGCGTGCTGCGCGTGGACGAGCGCAAGCTGCACGATCTGCACGCCAGCGCCACGCGCAGCGGCACGCATTGGCAAACCCAGGTGCAGGCGCGCGAGCTGGCCGGGCGCCTGGAGTACACCGAGGGCGCGCGCGGCCAGCCCGGCGCCGTGCGCGCGCGCCTGTCGCGCCTGAACCTGGCCGCCAGCGACGCGGCCGACGCCAACGCGCTGGAGCAGCCGCCCAGCCGCATTCCGGCGCTGGATATCGTGGTCGACGACTTCGAGCTGCACGGCCGCAAGCTGGGCCGGCTGGAGGTGCAGGCCGTCAACCTCGACGTGGACAAGGCCCGCGCCGCGCCCGGCGCCGAGGCGCTGCACGAATGGCAGCTGACGCGGCTGGCGCTGACGGTGCCCGAAGCCAGCCTGAGTGCCAGCGGCCGCTGGGCCGCGCAGCCGGGCGCGCCGGCGCTGCCGCCGGGCACGCGCTCGGTGCGCAGCGCCGAGGACCAGCGGCGCACCGCGCTGGACTTCAAGCTGGAGGTGCGCAACGCCGGCGCCCTGCTGGCGCGCTTCGGCATGGCCGGCGTGCTGCGCGGCGGCCAGGGCCAGGTCGCCGGCGAGCTGGGCTGGGTGGGCTCGCCCTACTCGCCGCACTACGCCAGCATGGACGGGCAGCTGCACCTGGACATCGGCGCCGGCCAGTTCCTCAAGGCCGAGCCGGGCCTGGCCAAGCTGCTGGGCGTGCTCAGCCTGCAGGCGCTGCCGCGCCGCCTCACGCTGGACTTCCGCGACGTGTTCAGCAGCGGCTTCGCGTTCGACTTTGTGCGCGGCGACGCCAAGGTCACGCACGGCGTGGCGCGCACCAGCAACCTGCAGATGAAGGGCGTGAACGCCGCCGTGCTGATGGACGGCCAGGTGAACCTGGATGCGGAGACGCAGAAGCTGCGCGTGCTGGTGGTGCCCGAGATCGACGCCGGCACCGCCGCGCTGGCGACGGCGCTGATCAACCCCGCCATCGGGCTGGGCGCCTTCGTCGCGCAGCTGGTGCTCAAGCAGCCGCTGGCGCAGGCCGCCACGCGCGAGTTCGAGATCACCGGCAGCTGGGACAATCCGGAGGTGGTGCCGGTCAAGCCGTCGGCCGATGCCGCGGCGGCCGCCGCTTCCGCTGCCGCCGCGGCCAGCGCACCGAAGGAGAAATGA
- a CDS encoding aspartate aminotransferase family protein — MSAIASPALASSPVRTDAAWLDAHWMPFTANRQFKRDPRMVVAGQGAYYTDGEGRKIFDGLSGLWCSGLGHGRREIAESVGQQAARLDYSPGFQFGHPLSFELANRIKQLTPAGLDYVFFTGSGSEAADTALKMARAYWRLKGQGGRTRLVGREKGYHGVNFGGISVGGMVGNRKVYGQGIEADHLPHTQPPMGSFIKGQPVEGGVQLADRLLDLIALHDASNIAAVIVEPFSGSAGVVIPPVGYLQRLREICTQHGILLIFDEVITGFGRCGAMTGSEAFGVVPDIMTFAKQVTNGAQPLGGVVASKEIYDTFMAAGGPEYMLEFAHGYTYSAHPVACAAGIAALDLLEREDGVGRAKALAPHFEAAVHGLKGTKHVLDIRSYGLAAGLTIAPLPGEPARRPYEIAMACWKKGFYVRYGGDTIQLAPPFISTPAEIDRLASALGDALAETA; from the coding sequence ATGAGCGCCATCGCCAGCCCCGCCCTTGCCAGCAGCCCCGTGCGGACCGACGCCGCCTGGCTGGACGCGCACTGGATGCCCTTCACCGCCAACCGCCAGTTCAAGCGCGACCCGCGCATGGTGGTGGCGGGCCAGGGGGCCTACTACACCGACGGCGAGGGCCGCAAGATCTTCGACGGCCTGTCGGGCCTGTGGTGCAGCGGCCTGGGCCATGGCCGGCGCGAGATCGCAGAAAGCGTGGGCCAGCAGGCCGCGCGGCTGGACTATTCGCCGGGCTTCCAGTTCGGCCACCCGCTGTCCTTCGAGCTGGCCAACCGGATCAAGCAGCTCACGCCCGCCGGGCTGGACTACGTGTTCTTCACCGGCAGCGGCTCGGAGGCCGCCGACACCGCGCTGAAGATGGCGCGCGCCTACTGGCGCCTGAAGGGCCAGGGCGGGCGCACGCGCCTGGTGGGGCGCGAGAAGGGCTACCACGGCGTCAACTTCGGCGGCATCTCGGTGGGCGGCATGGTGGGCAACCGCAAGGTCTACGGCCAGGGCATCGAGGCGGACCACCTGCCGCACACGCAGCCGCCCATGGGCAGCTTCATCAAGGGTCAGCCCGTCGAAGGGGGTGTGCAGCTTGCCGACCGCCTGCTCGATCTGATCGCCCTGCACGACGCCAGCAACATCGCCGCCGTCATCGTCGAGCCCTTCAGCGGCTCGGCCGGCGTGGTGATTCCGCCCGTGGGCTACCTGCAGCGCCTGCGCGAGATCTGCACCCAGCACGGCATCCTGCTGATCTTCGACGAGGTCATCACCGGCTTCGGCCGCTGCGGCGCCATGACCGGCAGCGAGGCCTTCGGCGTGGTGCCCGACATCATGACCTTCGCCAAGCAGGTCACCAACGGCGCGCAGCCGCTGGGCGGCGTGGTGGCCAGCAAGGAGATCTACGATACCTTCATGGCCGCGGGCGGGCCCGAGTACATGCTGGAGTTCGCCCACGGCTACACCTACAGCGCGCACCCGGTGGCCTGCGCCGCCGGCATCGCCGCGCTGGACCTGCTGGAGCGCGAGGACGGCGTGGGCCGCGCCAAGGCGCTGGCGCCGCACTTCGAGGCCGCCGTGCACGGCCTGAAGGGGACCAAACACGTGCTGGACATCCGCAGCTACGGCCTGGCCGCGGGCCTGACCATTGCCCCGCTGCCCGGCGAGCCCGCCAGGCGTCCGTACGAGATCGCCATGGCCTGCTGGAAGAAAGGCTTCTACGTGCGCTACGGCGGCGACACCATCCAGCTGGCGCCGCCCTTCATCAGCACGCCGGCCGAGATCGACCGCCTGGCGAGCGCGCTGGGCGATGCGCTGGCCGAAACCGCCTGA
- a CDS encoding CoA-acylating methylmalonate-semialdehyde dehydrogenase, which produces MKHDKNVTATVGHLIDGQIVHEHGRVQPVFNPATGTSSTSVELAGPATVEAAIASAEKAFPAWRNTPPLKRARVMSKLKGLLEAHADEIAALITAEHGKVLNDAHGELQRGIENIEYASYAPELLKGEHSRNAGPGIDSWAEHQPLGVVAGITPFNFPAMVPLWMWPMAVVCGNCFILKPSERDPSSALRIAQLALEAGLPPGVLNVVNGDKDCVDALLCDPRIKAISFVGSTPIAESIYATGSRHGKRVQALGGAKNHAVVMPDADIQNAVTAMMGAAYGSCGERCMAVPLIVAVGNEVADKMIAGLKTEIAKMKVGPGSDNGNDMGPLVTRQHFEKVKAYVDSGVAEGATLLVDGRGLKVKGHEEGYFLGACLFDHVKPGMKIYQEEIFGPVLGIVRVHSLDEAMQLINDHEYGNGTCIFTRDGEAARHFTDHIQVGMVGVNVPLPVPVAYHSFGGWKRSLFGDLHAYGPDAVRFYTKRKTITQRWPSAGLREGAVFSFPSHHA; this is translated from the coding sequence ATGAAACACGACAAGAACGTCACCGCCACCGTCGGCCACCTGATCGACGGCCAGATCGTGCACGAGCACGGCCGCGTGCAGCCGGTGTTCAACCCCGCCACCGGCACCTCGTCCACCAGCGTCGAGTTGGCCGGCCCGGCCACCGTGGAGGCGGCCATCGCCAGCGCCGAGAAAGCCTTTCCGGCCTGGCGCAACACGCCGCCGCTCAAGCGCGCCCGCGTGATGAGCAAGCTGAAGGGGCTGCTGGAAGCGCACGCCGACGAGATCGCCGCGCTCATCACCGCCGAGCACGGCAAGGTGCTGAACGATGCGCACGGCGAGCTGCAGCGCGGCATCGAGAACATCGAATACGCCAGCTACGCGCCCGAGCTGCTCAAGGGCGAGCACAGCCGCAACGCCGGCCCCGGCATCGACTCCTGGGCCGAGCACCAGCCGCTGGGCGTGGTGGCCGGCATCACGCCCTTCAACTTTCCGGCCATGGTGCCGCTGTGGATGTGGCCGATGGCCGTGGTGTGCGGCAACTGCTTCATCCTCAAGCCCAGCGAGCGCGATCCTTCGTCGGCTCTGCGCATCGCCCAGCTGGCGCTGGAAGCGGGCCTGCCCCCCGGCGTGCTGAACGTCGTCAACGGCGACAAGGACTGCGTCGATGCGCTGCTGTGCGATCCGCGCATCAAGGCCATCAGCTTCGTGGGCTCCACTCCCATCGCCGAATCGATCTACGCCACCGGCAGCCGGCACGGCAAGCGCGTGCAGGCGCTGGGCGGCGCCAAGAACCACGCGGTGGTGATGCCCGACGCCGACATCCAGAATGCCGTCACCGCCATGATGGGCGCCGCCTACGGCTCCTGCGGCGAGCGCTGCATGGCCGTGCCGCTGATCGTCGCCGTCGGCAACGAAGTGGCCGACAAGATGATCGCCGGCCTGAAGACCGAGATCGCCAAGATGAAGGTCGGCCCAGGCAGCGACAACGGCAACGACATGGGCCCGCTGGTCACGCGGCAGCATTTCGAGAAGGTCAAGGCCTATGTGGACAGCGGCGTGGCCGAGGGTGCCACGCTGCTGGTCGATGGCCGCGGCCTGAAGGTCAAGGGCCATGAGGAGGGCTACTTCCTGGGCGCCTGCCTGTTCGACCACGTCAAGCCCGGCATGAAGATTTATCAGGAGGAAATCTTCGGCCCCGTGCTCGGCATCGTGCGCGTGCACTCGCTGGACGAGGCCATGCAGCTCATCAACGACCACGAGTACGGCAACGGCACCTGCATCTTCACGCGCGACGGCGAGGCCGCGCGCCACTTCACCGACCACATCCAGGTCGGCATGGTGGGCGTGAACGTGCCGCTGCCGGTGCCCGTGGCCTACCACAGCTTCGGCGGCTGGAAGCGCAGCCTGTTCGGCGACCTGCACGCCTACGGGCCGGACGCCGTGCGCTTCTACACCAAGCGCAAGACCATCACCCAGCGCTGGCCCTCGGCGGGGCTGCGCGAGGGCGCGGTGTTCAGCTTTCCGAGCCACCACGCCTGA
- a CDS encoding PAS domain S-box protein, whose amino-acid sequence MGPGAGPAARGRGRGAGRAGRRRAVRPAPATAGTGAPAAVNPARLARRARARWRRLLALWRRWRLWVALVLVVALMLGVLVWLARNHEIDELQRALDRDNAAAVQTLRQGLARRQQDLHGLAMLQLTPEGWPPAALALLDRYRDWLRVEWRDAHLRVLASADSPYYPPFEPPDEGPRGQQAQRIREVCANAARLDGAAYTESHFVQRSGGVGEEVMQMCLPIGTGARRSGYLVVTYSLSGMLSSMLAPTYTQRQSVAFTELDGTRLAVQGGPRRGARLFVSQLLLDLPGDTLVLRMEGGRQAPDTLPNVMTALVTGLSIALVTVLILLARDFRRRQQAEAELGEALAFRKAMEDSLVTGLRARDLQGRITYVNPAFCAMTGFAPEALIGHALPAPYWPPEHVQEYTERQAVRLTGAAPSREGVESVFMRKDGTRFPVLIIEAPLIGPTGKHSGWMGAVLDLTAQRRAEEMSRASQERLAASARLATVGEMASLMSHELNQPLAAISSYANGSLNLLAGAPAPTETMADVRVALARIAEQAGRAGKVIHSVHELVRRRASQRQAVAPEALLDTVLPLVQLQARKLDVRVQIDCAPTLPAVWCEPTMIEQVLLNLARNAMQAMADTPPPRLLRLAVQPEPQPRGARAALRFAVSDTGSGIGDEVASQLFTPFFTTKAEGMGLGLSLCRTAIEQHGGTLVHEPQRPRGTVFSFGLTVADAPAHAPPAAPDERPAPRVPAGASGAAR is encoded by the coding sequence CTGGGGCCAGGTGCTGGCCCAGCGGCCCGAGGGCGCGGGCGTGGTGCTGGCCGAGCTGGACGCCGCCGCGCTGTGCGCCCGGCGCCAGCAACTGCCGGCACTGGAGCACCGGCGGCTGTGAACCCCGCACGCCTGGCGCGGCGCGCGCGCGCGCGGTGGCGGCGCCTGCTGGCGCTGTGGCGGCGCTGGCGGCTGTGGGTGGCGCTGGTGCTGGTAGTGGCGCTGATGCTGGGCGTGCTGGTCTGGCTGGCGCGCAACCACGAGATCGACGAGCTGCAGCGCGCGCTCGACCGCGACAACGCCGCCGCCGTGCAGACCCTGCGCCAGGGCCTGGCGCGGCGCCAGCAGGACCTGCACGGCCTGGCGATGCTGCAGCTCACGCCCGAGGGCTGGCCGCCCGCCGCGCTGGCGCTGCTGGACCGCTACCGTGACTGGCTGCGCGTGGAGTGGCGCGACGCCCACCTGCGCGTGCTGGCCAGCGCCGACAGCCCTTACTACCCGCCCTTCGAGCCGCCCGACGAGGGGCCGCGCGGGCAGCAGGCGCAGCGCATCCGCGAGGTCTGCGCCAATGCCGCCCGGCTCGACGGCGCGGCCTACACCGAAAGCCATTTCGTGCAGCGCTCGGGCGGCGTGGGCGAGGAAGTGATGCAGATGTGCCTGCCGATCGGCACTGGCGCGCGGCGCAGCGGCTACCTGGTGGTGACGTATTCGCTCAGCGGCATGCTCAGCAGCATGCTGGCGCCCACCTACACCCAGCGCCAGAGCGTGGCCTTCACCGAGCTGGACGGCACCCGGCTGGCGGTGCAGGGCGGGCCGCGGCGCGGCGCGCGCCTGTTCGTGTCGCAGCTGCTGCTGGACCTGCCGGGCGACACCCTGGTGCTGCGCATGGAGGGCGGCCGCCAGGCGCCCGACACCCTGCCCAACGTGATGACGGCGCTGGTCACCGGCCTGTCGATCGCGCTGGTCACGGTGCTGATCCTGCTGGCGCGCGACTTCAGGCGGCGCCAGCAGGCCGAAGCCGAGCTGGGCGAGGCGCTGGCCTTCCGCAAGGCGATGGAGGACTCGCTGGTCACCGGCCTGCGCGCGCGCGACCTGCAGGGACGCATCACCTACGTCAACCCGGCCTTTTGCGCCATGACCGGCTTTGCGCCCGAGGCGCTGATCGGCCACGCCCTGCCCGCGCCCTACTGGCCGCCCGAACACGTGCAGGAGTACACCGAGCGCCAGGCCGTGCGGCTGACCGGCGCGGCGCCGTCGCGCGAGGGCGTGGAGTCGGTGTTCATGCGCAAGGACGGCACGCGCTTTCCGGTGCTCATCATCGAGGCCCCCCTGATCGGCCCGACGGGCAAGCACAGCGGCTGGATGGGGGCCGTGCTGGACCTGACGGCGCAGCGCCGCGCCGAGGAGATGTCGCGCGCCAGCCAGGAGCGCCTGGCCGCCAGCGCGCGCCTGGCCACCGTGGGCGAGATGGCCTCGCTGATGAGCCACGAGCTGAACCAGCCGCTGGCCGCCATCTCCAGCTACGCCAACGGCTCGCTCAACCTGCTGGCCGGCGCGCCCGCGCCGACCGAGACCATGGCCGACGTGCGCGTGGCACTGGCGCGCATCGCCGAGCAGGCCGGGCGGGCCGGCAAGGTCATCCACAGCGTGCATGAGCTGGTGCGCCGGCGCGCCAGCCAGCGCCAGGCGGTGGCGCCCGAGGCCCTGCTGGACACCGTGCTGCCGCTGGTGCAGCTGCAGGCGCGCAAGCTGGACGTGCGCGTGCAGATCGATTGCGCGCCCACGCTGCCGGCTGTGTGGTGCGAGCCGACCATGATCGAGCAGGTGCTGCTGAACCTGGCGCGCAACGCCATGCAGGCCATGGCCGACACCCCGCCGCCGCGCCTGCTGCGCCTGGCGGTGCAGCCCGAGCCGCAGCCGCGCGGCGCGCGCGCCGCGCTGCGCTTTGCCGTGTCGGACACCGGCAGCGGCATCGGCGACGAGGTGGCCAGCCAGCTGTTCACGCCCTTTTTCACCACCAAGGCCGAGGGCATGGGCCTGGGCCTGTCGCTGTGCCGCACCGCCATCGAGCAGCACGGCGGCACCCTGGTGCACGAGCCGCAGCGGCCGCGCGGCACGGTGTTCAGCTTTGGCCTGACGGTGGCGGATGCGCCGGCGCATGCGCCGCCCGCAGCGCCCGATGAAAGGCCAGCGCCGCGCGTGCCGGCTGGGGCGAGCGGCGCAGCACGCTGA